In Paraburkholderia bryophila, a single genomic region encodes these proteins:
- a CDS encoding alpha/beta fold hydrolase, producing the protein MNTSQSEFVAVRGIRLHVRRWGNPDAPILFMLHGWMDVAASFQFVVDALGGDWQVIAPDMRGFGLSDWPVAEHGGGNYWVQDYLADLDALLDHYAPTGEVNLVGHSMGANIVSLYAGVRPERVRRVVDLEGFGLAPSHAAQAPKRLRNWLDELRDPPQLKRYASLDDVAARLIKTNPRLAPQRAQFLAQHWSKPDGEGRFMLLADPAHKLRGPTLYRLDEVMAVWRKVSAKVLHVEAAASPTLAQIAGEIPLDEFKARFQAFPNWREKIIDEAGHMVHHDQPEQVAALIEGFCA; encoded by the coding sequence ATGAACACCTCCCAGTCTGAATTCGTCGCCGTGCGCGGCATCCGTCTGCATGTGCGGCGCTGGGGCAACCCGGACGCGCCGATCCTGTTCATGTTGCACGGCTGGATGGACGTGGCGGCGTCGTTCCAGTTCGTCGTCGACGCGCTGGGCGGCGATTGGCAGGTGATCGCGCCCGACATGCGCGGTTTCGGCCTGTCCGACTGGCCGGTCGCGGAGCACGGCGGCGGCAACTACTGGGTGCAGGACTATCTCGCCGATCTCGACGCGCTGCTCGACCACTACGCGCCGACCGGCGAGGTGAATCTGGTCGGTCACAGCATGGGCGCGAACATCGTGAGCCTGTACGCGGGCGTTCGGCCGGAGCGGGTGCGGCGGGTGGTCGACCTGGAGGGCTTCGGACTCGCGCCGTCGCACGCGGCGCAAGCGCCGAAGCGGTTGCGCAACTGGCTCGACGAGTTGCGCGATCCGCCGCAACTGAAGCGCTACGCGTCGCTCGACGACGTCGCCGCGCGCCTGATCAAGACCAATCCGCGGCTCGCGCCGCAGCGCGCGCAGTTTCTCGCCCAGCACTGGTCGAAGCCGGATGGCGAAGGGCGCTTCATGTTGCTCGCCGATCCGGCGCACAAGCTGCGCGGCCCGACGCTGTACCGCCTGGACGAAGTGATGGCGGTCTGGCGCAAGGTGAGCGCGAAGGTGCTGCACGTCGAGGCCGCCGCTTCGCCGACCCTCGCGCAGATTGCCGGCGAGATTCCGCTCGACGAATTCAAGGCGCGTTTTCAGGCGTTCCCGAACTGGCGGGAAAAGATCATCGACGAAGCGGGGCACATGGTGCACCACGACCAGCCGGAGCAGGTCGCCGCGCTGATCGAGGGCTTTTGCGCGTAG
- a CDS encoding IS1182 family transposase: protein MLKTPTPMQHELEMVTLEELVPKDHLLRQIDAAVDFEFIREKVAHLYCADNGRPALDPVVMFKLLFIGYLFGVRSERQLMREVQVNVAYRWFARFRLTDRVPDASTFSQNRRRRFTDTTVYQEIFDAIVQQAIGRGMVEGRVLYTDSTHLKANANKRKFDLVQLEQAPSAYLAALDAAVDADRAAHDKKPLRRDERKGPDDDEGSRSAATPERKETKVSRTDPDSGYMVRDDKPTGFFYLDHRTVDARYSIVTDTHVTPASVHDSQPYLARLDRQRERFGFQVQAVGLDAGYFTPAICQGLEDRGIEGVMGYRTPNHKPGFFYKREFRYSRYREEYTCPRGQVLRYSTTNRAGYQEFRSDPSRCGTCEARGQCTTSANHVKVVIRHVWERAKERVDARRLTDWGKAIYKRRKETVERSFADAKQLHGHRYARMRGLRKVAEQCLLGAAAQNIKKIALLVARLRACLCVRQRPGNRLQWLIAALLARFNRHVVLHCQICFA from the coding sequence ATGCTGAAGACACCGACGCCCATGCAGCACGAACTCGAGATGGTGACGCTCGAGGAACTCGTGCCGAAGGACCACCTGCTGCGCCAGATCGACGCGGCGGTGGATTTCGAATTCATCCGTGAGAAGGTGGCGCACCTGTATTGCGCGGACAACGGGCGCCCAGCGCTCGATCCGGTGGTGATGTTCAAATTGCTGTTCATCGGCTACCTGTTCGGGGTACGCAGTGAGCGCCAGCTCATGCGCGAGGTGCAGGTCAACGTGGCCTACCGGTGGTTTGCACGCTTTCGGCTCACGGACCGGGTGCCTGACGCCTCGACGTTCTCGCAGAACCGGCGACGGCGCTTCACCGACACGACGGTCTACCAGGAGATCTTCGACGCAATCGTGCAGCAGGCGATCGGGCGCGGCATGGTCGAGGGACGGGTGCTCTACACCGACAGCACCCACCTGAAGGCGAACGCCAACAAGCGCAAGTTTGATCTGGTGCAGCTCGAACAGGCGCCTTCGGCTTATCTGGCGGCGCTGGACGCTGCGGTCGATGCGGACCGGGCAGCGCACGATAAGAAGCCGCTGCGGCGCGACGAACGCAAAGGCCCCGACGACGATGAGGGCTCGAGGTCGGCTGCCACACCGGAGCGCAAGGAAACGAAGGTCAGCCGCACCGACCCGGACAGCGGCTACATGGTGCGCGACGACAAGCCCACGGGCTTCTTCTACCTGGATCACCGCACGGTCGATGCGCGCTATTCAATCGTCACCGACACGCATGTGACACCCGCCTCGGTGCACGACAGCCAGCCGTATCTGGCGCGGCTGGACCGGCAGCGCGAACGCTTTGGCTTCCAGGTGCAGGCGGTGGGGCTGGATGCGGGCTACTTCACGCCGGCAATCTGCCAGGGGCTGGAGGATCGCGGCATTGAGGGCGTGATGGGCTACCGCACGCCGAATCACAAGCCCGGGTTCTTCTACAAACGCGAGTTCAGATACAGCCGGTATCGCGAGGAATACACGTGCCCACGCGGGCAGGTACTGCGCTACAGCACGACAAACCGCGCGGGCTATCAGGAGTTCAGGTCCGATCCGTCGCGCTGCGGCACCTGTGAGGCGCGCGGCCAATGCACGACGAGCGCAAACCATGTGAAGGTGGTCATCCGGCACGTATGGGAGCGCGCGAAGGAGCGCGTCGATGCGCGTCGCCTGACCGACTGGGGCAAGGCGATCTACAAACGGCGCAAGGAAACGGTGGAGCGCAGCTTCGCGGATGCCAAGCAGCTGCATGGGCATCGCTACGCGAGGATGCGCGGGCTGCGCAAGGTGGCCGAGCAGTGCCTGCTCGGCGCTGCGGCGCAGAACATCAAGAAGATCGCGCTGCTGGTGGCACGCCTGCGGGCGTGTTTATGCGTGCGCCAGCGGCCCGGCAATCGCCTGCAGTGGCTCATCGCTGCACTTCTGGCCCGTTTCAACCGCCACGTCGTGCTTCACTGCCAGATTTGCTTTGCCTGA
- the ftsB gene encoding cell division protein FtsB, whose product MRLVTAVLIVLLALIQYPLWWGHGGWLRVHELQQQLAQQLQKNADSKVRNERIQGEVQDLQSGTAAVEERARYEMGMVKDGEVFVQFVSPNAPLPTANTPSVTTSTRGEVSAAPLHMVPNPESRAKPDRKHGAKSAAKEKKPAH is encoded by the coding sequence ATGCGGCTTGTCACTGCTGTCCTGATCGTTCTGCTGGCGCTGATCCAGTACCCGCTCTGGTGGGGACACGGCGGCTGGTTGCGTGTGCACGAGTTGCAGCAGCAACTGGCGCAGCAACTGCAGAAGAACGCCGATTCGAAAGTGCGCAACGAGCGCATTCAGGGCGAAGTACAGGATTTGCAGAGCGGCACGGCCGCGGTGGAAGAGCGGGCGCGCTACGAAATGGGCATGGTGAAAGACGGCGAAGTGTTCGTGCAGTTCGTGTCGCCGAATGCGCCGCTGCCGACCGCGAACACGCCGTCGGTGACGACGTCGACGCGCGGTGAGGTTTCGGCGGCGCCGCTGCATATGGTGCCGAATCCGGAGTCGCGCGCGAAGCCGGATCGCAAGCACGGTGCGAAGAGCGCGGCGAAAGAGAAGAAGCCCGCGCATTGA
- a CDS encoding L-threonylcarbamoyladenylate synthase: MSQYFRLHPDNPQPRLVKQAVQIIKDGGVVALPTDSSYALACHLDDKDAVERLRRIRGLDEKQLLSLLVRDLSELANFAMVDNRQYRLIKSVTPGPYVFVLQATKEVPRRLSHPSRKTIGLRVPDHAITLAILEELGQPLLGSTLIMPGETEPLNEPEEIRERLEKQLDLVIDGGPCICEPSTVIDLTGAAPVLVRPGRGSLAPFGLEETA, translated from the coding sequence ATGTCCCAATACTTCCGGCTTCATCCTGACAATCCCCAGCCGCGCCTCGTCAAACAGGCCGTGCAGATCATCAAAGACGGCGGCGTGGTCGCCTTGCCGACCGATTCGAGCTACGCGCTCGCCTGTCATCTCGACGACAAGGACGCGGTCGAGCGTCTGCGCCGCATTCGCGGGCTCGACGAGAAGCAGCTGCTGTCGCTGCTGGTGCGCGACCTGTCGGAACTGGCGAACTTCGCGATGGTGGACAACCGCCAGTACCGGCTGATCAAATCGGTGACGCCAGGCCCTTACGTATTCGTGCTGCAGGCCACCAAAGAAGTGCCGCGGCGCCTGTCGCATCCGTCGCGCAAGACGATTGGCCTGCGGGTGCCGGATCACGCGATCACACTGGCGATTCTCGAGGAACTCGGCCAGCCGCTGCTCGGCTCCACGCTGATCATGCCGGGCGAGACCGAGCCGCTGAACGAGCCGGAAGAAATCCGCGAGCGGCTGGAAAAACAGCTGGACCTGGTGATCGACGGCGGTCCCTGCATCTGCGAGCCATCGACCGTGATCGATCTGACCGGCGCGGCGCCGGTGCTGGTGCGGCCGGGGCGCGGCTCGCTCGCGCCGTTCGGGCTCGAGGAAACGGCATGA
- the hslO gene encoding Hsp33 family molecular chaperone HslO: MSDQLQKFMFSAAPVRGEIVSLRNTWQEVLTRRDYPAPVRTILGEMMAACALLSANLKFNGTLIMQIFGDGPVKMLVVQCGSDLSMRATAKLSGESAETIDDTTSMIDLLNASGHGRCVITLDPAEKQPGQQPYQSIVPLSGVDGPLKSMAEVLEHYMHHSEQLDTRLWLAADTERAVGMLLQKLPGDGGIVPHPGELDADTWERVCTLGGTLSQDELLKEEPETVFRRLFWQENVQHFEPAQARFECTCSREKVGAMLKMLGREEVDGVIEERGHVEIHCEFCNQRYEFDPVDVAQLFVANALSQGVSPAAEQRH, encoded by the coding sequence GTGAGCGACCAGTTGCAAAAATTCATGTTCAGCGCGGCGCCGGTGCGCGGCGAGATCGTTTCGCTGCGCAATACCTGGCAGGAAGTGCTGACGCGCCGTGATTATCCGGCGCCCGTGCGGACGATTCTGGGCGAAATGATGGCCGCGTGCGCGCTGCTGTCGGCGAACCTCAAGTTCAACGGCACCCTCATCATGCAGATTTTCGGCGACGGCCCGGTCAAGATGCTGGTGGTCCAGTGCGGCTCCGATCTGTCGATGCGCGCCACCGCCAAGCTGTCGGGCGAATCGGCCGAAACGATCGACGACACCACCAGCATGATCGACCTGCTCAACGCGAGCGGCCACGGCCGCTGCGTGATCACGCTCGACCCGGCGGAGAAGCAGCCGGGCCAGCAGCCGTATCAAAGTATCGTGCCGCTGTCGGGCGTGGACGGCCCGCTGAAGTCGATGGCGGAAGTGCTCGAGCACTACATGCATCACTCGGAGCAGCTCGACACGCGTCTGTGGCTCGCGGCGGACACCGAGCGCGCGGTCGGCATGCTGCTGCAAAAGCTGCCCGGCGACGGCGGCATCGTCCCGCATCCGGGCGAACTGGACGCCGATACGTGGGAACGCGTCTGCACGCTCGGCGGCACGCTGTCGCAAGACGAGTTGCTGAAGGAAGAACCTGAAACCGTGTTCCGCCGTCTGTTCTGGCAAGAAAACGTCCAGCACTTCGAGCCGGCTCAGGCGCGTTTCGAATGCACCTGCTCGCGCGAAAAAGTCGGCGCGATGCTGAAAATGCTGGGCCGCGAAGAAGTGGACGGCGTGATCGAAGAGCGCGGTCACGTGGAGATTCATTGCGAGTTCTGCAACCAGCGATATGAATTCGATCCGGTCGACGTAGCGCAACTTTTTGTCGCCAATGCGCTCTCACAAGGGGTGTCGCCGGCGGCCGAGCAGCGGCACTGA
- a CDS encoding ferritin-like domain-containing protein yields MMFAASSASSVPLVSTGLVPAQSSGAPSAVHDGASAAGEAQFDASAQCARTAALAALREADPVIKAAAASTLYTDVLEGRATCSAHLELAEPAGLPGRPARPELVDPRQLKRRSMQSPQGRAVLLHALAHIEFNAINLALDAVWRFAGMPAAFYVDWLKVAAEEAYHFSLLSARLAEYGHAYGDFPAHDGLWDMCERTRGDVLARMALVPRTLEARGLDASPPIRARLQQAGDQASAVILDVILRDEIGHVLIGNRWFRHVCEGGALDPHETYARLADQYHAPKLRGPFNFEARREAGFDEAELAALTALAGLEASPATSTEAVAPAERPGTER; encoded by the coding sequence ATGATGTTTGCCGCTTCGTCCGCTTCGTCCGTTCCTCTGGTTTCAACGGGTTTGGTGCCCGCTCAGTCGTCTGGTGCGCCGTCTGCGGTTCATGACGGTGCTTCGGCGGCCGGCGAGGCACAGTTCGACGCCTCAGCGCAGTGCGCGCGTACCGCGGCGCTTGCCGCGCTGCGTGAGGCTGATCCTGTGATCAAGGCGGCCGCCGCTAGCACGCTTTACACCGACGTGCTCGAAGGCCGCGCCACTTGCTCCGCGCACCTTGAACTCGCCGAACCGGCGGGCCTGCCGGGCCGTCCGGCGCGGCCCGAGCTGGTCGATCCGCGTCAGTTGAAGCGGCGCAGCATGCAATCGCCGCAAGGTCGCGCGGTCCTGCTGCATGCGCTTGCGCACATCGAATTCAACGCGATCAATCTCGCGCTCGACGCCGTCTGGCGTTTTGCCGGCATGCCGGCCGCGTTCTACGTCGACTGGCTCAAAGTCGCCGCCGAAGAGGCGTATCACTTCTCGCTGCTGAGCGCGCGCCTCGCGGAATACGGCCACGCGTACGGCGATTTTCCCGCGCACGACGGCCTGTGGGACATGTGCGAGCGCACGCGCGGCGACGTGCTGGCGCGCATGGCGCTGGTGCCGCGCACCCTCGAGGCGCGCGGCCTCGACGCGTCGCCGCCGATCCGCGCGCGACTGCAGCAGGCGGGCGATCAGGCATCCGCGGTGATTCTCGATGTGATCCTGCGCGACGAGATCGGCCATGTGTTGATCGGTAACCGCTGGTTCCGTCATGTGTGCGAGGGCGGGGCGCTCGACCCGCATGAGACCTACGCGCGCCTTGCCGACCAGTATCACGCACCGAAATTACGCGGTCCGTTCAATTTCGAAGCGCGTCGCGAGGCCGGTTTCGATGAGGCGGAACTGGCCGCGCTGACGGCGCTGGCGGGGCTTGAGGCGAGCCCGGCGACGTCGACGGAAGCGGTGGCGCCGGCAGAACGGCCCGGGACGGAGCGGTGA
- a CDS encoding 3',5'-nucleoside bisphosphate phosphatase, whose translation MNADLHCHSTVSDGQFAPADVARRAHAGGVTLWALTDHDELGGQHEARSTAEALGMKYLSGVEISVTWASRTVHIVGLGIDPTSSILIDGLARTRSGRAARAEAIGEQLATLGVPNAYEGALKYVSNPDMISRTHFARFMVESGYCTSTQDVFTRYLGDGKAGYVPHRWARLSHAVGWIQAAGGEAVVAHPGRYAYSPVEFDAFFAEFIDLGGKAIEVVTGSHTPDQYREYADVARRFGFEASRGSDFHAPGEGRVDLGTLPPLPSDLKPVWERWL comes from the coding sequence ATGAACGCCGACCTCCACTGTCACTCCACCGTTTCCGACGGCCAATTCGCGCCGGCCGACGTCGCGCGCCGCGCGCACGCGGGCGGCGTGACGCTGTGGGCGCTGACCGATCACGACGAGTTGGGCGGCCAGCACGAAGCGCGCAGCACGGCTGAGGCGCTTGGCATGAAGTACCTGAGCGGCGTCGAGATTTCAGTGACATGGGCGTCGCGCACGGTGCACATCGTCGGGCTGGGTATCGATCCGACCAGCTCGATCCTGATCGACGGTCTCGCGCGCACCCGCAGCGGCCGCGCCGCGCGCGCCGAAGCGATTGGCGAACAGCTCGCCACACTCGGCGTGCCGAATGCCTACGAAGGCGCGCTCAAATACGTGTCGAACCCGGACATGATTTCGCGCACGCATTTCGCGCGCTTCATGGTCGAAAGCGGTTATTGCACTTCCACGCAAGACGTCTTCACCCGCTATCTCGGCGACGGCAAAGCCGGCTACGTGCCGCATCGCTGGGCCAGGCTGAGCCACGCGGTCGGCTGGATCCAGGCCGCCGGCGGCGAGGCCGTGGTCGCGCATCCGGGTCGCTACGCTTACTCGCCGGTCGAATTCGACGCGTTTTTCGCCGAATTCATCGATCTCGGCGGTAAGGCGATCGAAGTGGTGACCGGCAGCCACACGCCCGATCAGTACCGCGAATATGCGGACGTCGCGCGCCGCTTTGGATTCGAGGCATCGCGCGGGTCCGATTTCCACGCACCCGGCGAAGGCCGCGTCGACCTCGGCACGCTGCCGCCGCTGCCTTCCGACCTCAAGCCCGTCTGGGAACGCTGGCTGTGA
- a CDS encoding site-2 protease family protein, with translation MDSSLIQTIAVYALPVIFAITLHEAAHGYVARWLGDNTAYVLGRVSINPMRHIDPLGTIAIPLLLYFATSGAFMFGYAKPVPVAFGNLRNPRWGSLWVAAAGPACNFVQALVWYIVFVTLLGLNVDEAFFIGMAKAGVYFNLVLGVLNLFPLPPLDGGRVLLALLPPRQSIALSRIEPYGFFIVMALVMTGTLSRYWLNPLVNIGYGAITAIMSPLVSLF, from the coding sequence ATGGATTCTTCCCTGATACAAACCATTGCGGTGTACGCGCTGCCGGTGATTTTCGCCATCACGCTGCATGAGGCCGCGCATGGCTACGTCGCGCGTTGGCTTGGCGACAACACCGCGTACGTGCTCGGCCGCGTCTCCATCAATCCGATGCGGCACATCGACCCGCTCGGCACGATCGCGATTCCGTTGCTGCTGTATTTCGCCACCAGCGGCGCGTTCATGTTCGGCTACGCGAAGCCGGTGCCGGTCGCCTTCGGCAATCTGCGCAATCCGCGCTGGGGCAGTCTGTGGGTCGCGGCGGCGGGGCCGGCGTGTAATTTCGTGCAGGCGCTGGTGTGGTACATCGTGTTCGTGACGCTGCTCGGCCTGAATGTCGACGAGGCGTTTTTCATCGGTATGGCGAAAGCCGGTGTCTATTTCAACCTCGTGCTCGGCGTGCTGAACCTGTTCCCGCTGCCCCCGCTCGACGGCGGTCGCGTGCTGCTGGCGCTGTTGCCGCCGCGCCAGTCGATTGCATTGTCGCGAATCGAGCCGTACGGTTTCTTCATCGTGATGGCATTGGTGATGACGGGCACGCTGTCGCGCTACTGGCTGAATCCGCTCGTGAATATTGGCTACGGCGCGATTACGGCCATCATGTCCCCACTCGTTTCGCTTTTTTAA
- a CDS encoding gamma carbonic anhydrase family protein, with amino-acid sequence MTIYKLGDAAPTIHESVFVADSANIIGNVTLGANASVWFGATLRGDNEPITIGTGSNVQENAVLHTDPGFPLTIEQNVTIGHQVMLHGCTIKEGSLIGIQAVVLNGAVIGRNCLVGAGAIVTEGKVFPDNSLILGAPAKVVRELNETDIANMQRGTASYAERREYFKAQLVRIG; translated from the coding sequence GTGACCATTTACAAGCTCGGCGACGCCGCCCCGACCATCCACGAAAGCGTGTTCGTCGCGGATTCGGCGAACATCATCGGCAATGTGACGCTCGGGGCCAACGCCAGCGTCTGGTTCGGCGCGACACTCCGGGGCGACAACGAGCCGATCACGATCGGCACCGGCAGCAACGTGCAGGAAAACGCGGTGCTGCACACCGACCCCGGCTTTCCGCTCACCATCGAGCAGAACGTCACGATCGGCCACCAGGTCATGCTGCACGGCTGCACGATCAAGGAAGGCTCGCTGATCGGAATTCAGGCGGTGGTCTTGAATGGTGCGGTAATCGGCCGCAACTGTCTGGTCGGAGCGGGCGCCATCGTTACCGAGGGCAAAGTGTTTCCCGACAATTCGCTGATTCTCGGCGCGCCCGCCAAAGTGGTGCGCGAACTGAACGAAACGGATATCGCCAATATGCAGCGCGGCACGGCAAGCTATGCCGAACGCCGCGAGTATTTCAAGGCGCAGCTCGTGCGCATCGGCTAA